The Populus alba chromosome 4, ASM523922v2, whole genome shotgun sequence genome contains a region encoding:
- the LOC118047363 gene encoding 3',5'-bisphosphate nucleotidase AHL, whose product MPLNCSSLASRVPHILGGLKTTATTRVGGGGVLFNFFNKTHQNNSLCIASLPLNKRNDSQRFCLSSSSSSSVMEGIKDSGFSTQEIEKYSKELDIAVRAVQMACSLCQKVQESLISKTNSQVQAKDDNSPVTVADWSVQATVSWILSETLGSRSVAIVAEEDVQTLSKPDSAGLLEAVVQTVNDCLAEAPRFGLKAPGTILGSTEVLEAISHCNSAGGPSGRFWALDPVDGTLGFVRGDQYAVALALIEDGEVVLGVLGCPNYPMRKEWLSYHHRYHRIISKLTPPTSESWDKGCVIYARRGSGEAWMQPLIQGHKKLVWPNSATPVRVSTVENPALATFCEPVEKANSSHSFTAGLAHSVGLRKQPLRVYSMVKYAAIARGDAEVFMKFARAGYKEKIWDHAAGVLIIQEAGGVVTDAGGCPLNFSKGMYLEGLDRGIIACAGVKLHEKIIKAVDASWNSSSL is encoded by the exons ATGCCTTTAAATTGCTCAAGCTTGGCTTCCAGAGTCCCACATATCTTGGGGGGGCtaaaaacaacagcaacaactcgtgtaggaggaggaggagttttattcaacttttttaataaaacccatcaaaacaattctCTTTGCATTGCTTCTCTTCCTTTAAACAAGAGAAACGACAGCCAAAGATtctgtctttcttcttcttcttcttcttctgtaatGGAAGGTATTAAAGACTCGGGCTTTTCTACTCAAGAAATTGAAAAGTATTCGAAAGAATTGGATATTGCTGTCAGGGCTGTGCAAATGGCTTGTTCTCTTTGTCAGAAAGTGCAGGAAAGTCTGATTTCTAAAACCAATAGTCAGGTACAGGCCAAGGATGACAATTCTCCTGTTACTGTTGCAG ATTGGAGCGTCCAAGCTACTGTCAGCTGGATACTGTCTGAGACCTTAGGGAGTAGGAGTGTGGCGATTGTTGCCGAGGAAGATGTTCAAACTCTTTCCAAACCTGATTCAGCTGGCCTACTAGAAGCTGTAGTTCAAACTGTGAATGATTGTCTTGCTGAAGCACCTCGTTTTGGTCTTAAAGCTCCAGGAACAATCCTCGGCAGTACAGAGGTTCTTGAAGCCATCAGTCATTGCAACTCAGCTGGTGGGCCTAGTGGAAGATTTTGGGCACTTGATCCTGTTGATGGTACGTTGGGATTTGTTCGTGGAGATCAATATGCTGTTGCTTTAGCTTTGATAGAGGATGGCGAAGTTGTTCTTGGAGTTCTTGGTTGCCCCAACTACCCAATGAGGAAAGAATGGCTAAGTTATCACCATCGCTATCATAGAATTATTTCTAAGTTGACCCCACCTACATCAGAATCTTGGGACAAAGGCTGTGTGATTTATGCAAGAAGAGGCAGTGGTGAGGCCTGGATGCAACCTCTAATACAAGGACATAAGAAGCTAGTGTGGCCAAACTCTGCAACGCCGGTCAGAGTATCCACTGTTGAAAATCCAGCACTGGCAACCTTCTGTGAACCAGTTGAGAAGGCAAATTCAAGCCACTCCTTCACAGCAGGACTAGCACACAGCGTTGGGCTTAG GAAGCAACCATTGCGAGTGTACAGTATGGTGAAATATGCTGCGATAGCTCGCGGAGATGCTGAGGTTTTCATGAAGTTCGCCAGGGCTGGCTACAAGGAGAAGATATGGGACCATGCTGCTGGTGTTCTTATCATTCAAGAGGCTGGCGGTGTGGTGACTGATGCTGGAGGATGTCCACTGAACTTCTCAAAAGGTATGTACTTAGAAGGTCTTGATCGGGGTATAATTGCTTGTGCTGGAGTCAAATTACATGAAAAGATTATCAAGGCCGTTGATGCTAGCTGGAACTCCTCTAGTTTGTAA